Proteins co-encoded in one Solea senegalensis isolate Sse05_10M linkage group LG8, IFAPA_SoseM_1, whole genome shotgun sequence genomic window:
- the foxg1c gene encoding forkhead box protein G1c encodes MEDLKTSERCVHKSSSFSISSLLWRRDGMVHESHSPSQKHPGKSSQDEKCDSEVKRELPTQGATVETKDTSGKRDGNKAESKESEGIVKSEKPPFSYNALIMMAIRQSPERRLTLNGIYEFIMDNFPYYRQNRQGWQNSIRHNLSLNKCFVKVPRHYDDPGKGNYWMLDPCSEDVFIGGASGKLRRRTTSGSRAKLALKRGGGGGGGGRLMSSSTATSVTLAAASSFYWPVPPFLPLQTPVRSSLGAGNYLSAHPRFSNHAASVVTQRSRLSRATPADVDRFVQAHHQEMSYIGVSCAQSRRHQIGAACAAFSTSIPACTLPLSDPCPFNMISGQASYFYSHKIPCAATCSPCQDEFTTSRTSPGHFLSKAGHSDFGGCCNDFPNYCPQISPTAPSSWNIEK; translated from the coding sequence ATGGAGGATTTGAAAACTTCTGAGCGATGTGTCCACAAGTCCTCCTCCTTCAGTATTAGCAGCCTGTTGTGGAGACGAGATGGGATGGTGCACGAGTCTCACTCTCCGTCCCAGAAACATCCAGGTAAATCCAGCCAGGATGAAAAGTGTGACAGCGAAGTCAAGCGCGAACTTCCCACACAGGGCGCGACAGTGGAAACAAAAGACACAAGTGGGAAACGGGATGGGAACAAGGCGGAATCAAAGGAGAGTGAAGGAATCGTGAAAAGCGAGAAACCTCCGTTCAGTTACAACGCGCTGATCATGATGGCGATCCGCCAGAGTCCAGAGCGACGGCTCACACTCAACGGCATCTACGAGTTCATCATGGACAACTTTCCCTACTACAGACAGAACAGACAAGGCTGGCAGAACTCCATCAGGCACAACCTGAGTCTCAATAAGTGTTTTGTGAAAGTGCCGCGACACTACGACGACCCGGGGAAAGGCAACTACTGGATGCTGGACCCCTGCAGTGAGGACGTCTTCATAGGCGGCGCGTCAGGGAAGCTCCGGCGCAGGACCACGTCTGGATCTAGGGCAAAACTTGCGCTgaaacgaggaggaggaggaggcggaggaggacgGCTGATGTCCTCCAGCACTGCAACCAGCGTGACTTTGGCCGCGGCGAGTTCGTTTTACTGGCCAGTGCCGCCGTTTCTGCCTCTGCAAACTCCAGTGCGCAGCAGCCTTGGCGCGGGGAACTACCTGAGCGCTCACCCACGCTTCTCCAACCACGCCGCGTCTGTTGTGACTCAGCGATCCCGCCTGAGCAGAGCGACCCCGGCTGACGTGGACCGGTTCGTGCAGGCTCACCATCAGGAGATGTCCTACATCGGAGTCAGCTGCGCGCAGTCCCGCCGCCATCAGATCGGCGCAGCGTGCGCCGCTTTCTCCACGTCCATCCCCGCGTGCACACTGCCGCTGTCAGATCCCTGCCCTTTTAACATGATCTCCGGACAAGCCAGCTATTTTTACTCGCACAAGATTCCGTGCGCTGCGACTTGTAGTCCGTGTCAGGATGAGTTTACAACCAGCAGGACGTCCCCGGGTCATTTTTTATCCAAGGCCGGACACTCGGACTTCGGAGGATGCTGCAACGACTTTCCAAATTATTGCCCTCAAATAAGTCCAACTGCTCCTTCATCTTGgaatatagaaaaataa